The proteins below are encoded in one region of Manis javanica isolate MJ-LG chromosome 8, MJ_LKY, whole genome shotgun sequence:
- the CELF6 gene encoding CUGBP Elav-like family member 6 isoform X10, with protein sequence MSRRPCQGGRRTRASRMSVLPLTFPTPPPEMNRPIQVKPAASEGRGEDRKLFVGMLGKQQGEEDVRRLFQPFGHIEECTVLRSPDGTSKGCAFVKFGSQGEAQAAIQSLHGSRTMAGQRCGLDPSPRPSLPYPGRLLQPRGQAGGHGPGARAASHAANGRPAGRVPPGAAAARGLRGLHHGGRCPAPAAGEPGQAGGRESFPPLGSPHPPFSLPKILQHQAALLAAAQGPGLGPVAAVAAQMQHVAAFSLVAAPLLPAAAANSAPGSGPGALPGLPAPIGVNGFGSLTPQTNGQPGSDTLYNNGLSPYPAQSPGVADPLQQAYAGMHHFAAAYPSAYAPVSTAFPQQPSALPQQQREGPEGCNLFIYHLPQEFGDAELVQTFLPFGAVVSAKVFVDRATNQSKCFGFVSFDNPTSAQTAIQAMNGFQIGMKRLKVQLKRPKDANRPY encoded by the exons GGGCAGAAGGACCAGGGCCTCACGCATGTCTGTGCTGCCTCTGACCTTCCCCACTCCACCGCCTGAA ATGAATCGTCCGATCCAAGTGAAGCCGGCCGCCAGTGAGGGTCGAGGAG AGGACCGAAAGCTGTTTGTGGGGATGCTGGGGAAGCAGCAGGGCGAGGAGGATGTCAGGCGCCTGTTCCAGCCCTTCGGCCATATAGAAGAGTGCACGGTCTTGCGGAGCCCTGACGGCACCAGTAAAG GCTGTGCCTTTGTGAAGTTCGGGAGTCAGGGGGAAGCCCAGGCAGCCATCCAGAGTCTGCACGGTAGCCGGACCATGGCG GGCCAGCGCTGCGGTCTGGACCCGTCACCGCGACCTTCCCTGCCCTACCCAGGGCGCCTCCTCCAGCCTCGTGGTCAAGCTGGCGGACACGGACCGGGAGCGCGCGCTGCGTCGCATGCAGCAAATGGCCGGCCAGCTGGGCGCGTTCCACCCGGCGCCGCTGCCGCTAGGGGCCTGCGGGGCCTACACCACGGCGGTAGGTGCCCGGCCCCGGCGGCGGGTGAGCCAGGCCAGGCCGGGGGCCGGGAGAGCTTCCCGCCGCTGGGCTCCCCACACCCTCCCTTCTCACTCCCTAAGATCCTGCAGCACCAGGCGGCCCTGCTGGCGgcggcccagggcccaggcctaGGCCCGGTGGCCGCGGTGGCGGCGCAGATGCAGCACGTGGCCGCCTTCAGCCTGGTGGCGGCGCCGCTGTTGCCGGCGGCAG CAGCCAACTCCGCGCCGGGCAGCGGCCCCGGCGCGCTTCCCGGACTTCCAGCGCCCATCGGGGTCAATGGATTCGGCTCTCTGACCCCCCAGACCAACGGACAGCCGGGCTCCGACACTCTCTACAATAACGGGCTCTCCCCTTACCCAG cccagagcccaggcgTGGCTGACCCCCTGCAGCAGGCCTACGCTGGGATGCACCACTTCGCAG CAGCCTATCCATCGGCCTATGCCCCAGTGAGCACAGCTTTTCCCCAGCAGCCTTCAGCCCTGCCCCAGCAGCAAAGAGAAG GTCCTGAAGGCTGTAACCTCTTCATCTATCACCTGCCTCAGGAGTTCGGTGATGCAGAACTCGTACAGACATTCCTGCCCTTTGGAGCTGTTGTCTCTGCCAAAGTCTTTGTGGACCGAGCCACCAACCAGAGCAAGTGTTTTG GGTTTGTTAGCTTTGACAATCCAACCAGTGCCCAGACAGCCATTCAGGCCATGAATGGCTTTCAAATTGGCATGAAGAGGCTCAAGGTCCAGCTAAAGAGGCCCAAGGATGCCAATCGGCCTTACTGA
- the CELF6 gene encoding CUGBP Elav-like family member 6 isoform X12 codes for MNRPIQVKPAASEGRGEDRKLFVGMLGKQQGEEDVRRLFQPFGHIEECTVLRSPDGTSKGCAFVKFGSQGEAQAAIQSLHGSRTMAGQRCGLDPSPRPSLPYPGRLLQPRGQAGGHGPGARAASHAANGRPAGRVPPGAAAARGLRGLHHGGRCPAPAAGEPGQAGGRESFPPLGSPHPPFSLPKILQHQAALLAAAQGPGLGPVAAVAAQMQHVAAFSLVAAPLLPAAAANSAPGSGPGALPGLPAPIGVNGFGSLTPQTNGQPGSDTLYNNGLSPYPAQSPGVADPLQQAYAGMHHFAAAYPSAYAPVSTAFPQQPSALPQQQREGPEGCNLFIYHLPQEFGDAELVQTFLPFGAVVSAKVFVDRATNQSKCFGFVSFDNPTSAQTAIQAMNGFQIGMKRLKVQLKRPKDANRPY; via the exons ATGAATCGTCCGATCCAAGTGAAGCCGGCCGCCAGTGAGGGTCGAGGAG AGGACCGAAAGCTGTTTGTGGGGATGCTGGGGAAGCAGCAGGGCGAGGAGGATGTCAGGCGCCTGTTCCAGCCCTTCGGCCATATAGAAGAGTGCACGGTCTTGCGGAGCCCTGACGGCACCAGTAAAG GCTGTGCCTTTGTGAAGTTCGGGAGTCAGGGGGAAGCCCAGGCAGCCATCCAGAGTCTGCACGGTAGCCGGACCATGGCG GGCCAGCGCTGCGGTCTGGACCCGTCACCGCGACCTTCCCTGCCCTACCCAGGGCGCCTCCTCCAGCCTCGTGGTCAAGCTGGCGGACACGGACCGGGAGCGCGCGCTGCGTCGCATGCAGCAAATGGCCGGCCAGCTGGGCGCGTTCCACCCGGCGCCGCTGCCGCTAGGGGCCTGCGGGGCCTACACCACGGCGGTAGGTGCCCGGCCCCGGCGGCGGGTGAGCCAGGCCAGGCCGGGGGCCGGGAGAGCTTCCCGCCGCTGGGCTCCCCACACCCTCCCTTCTCACTCCCTAAGATCCTGCAGCACCAGGCGGCCCTGCTGGCGgcggcccagggcccaggcctaGGCCCGGTGGCCGCGGTGGCGGCGCAGATGCAGCACGTGGCCGCCTTCAGCCTGGTGGCGGCGCCGCTGTTGCCGGCGGCAG CAGCCAACTCCGCGCCGGGCAGCGGCCCCGGCGCGCTTCCCGGACTTCCAGCGCCCATCGGGGTCAATGGATTCGGCTCTCTGACCCCCCAGACCAACGGACAGCCGGGCTCCGACACTCTCTACAATAACGGGCTCTCCCCTTACCCAG cccagagcccaggcgTGGCTGACCCCCTGCAGCAGGCCTACGCTGGGATGCACCACTTCGCAG CAGCCTATCCATCGGCCTATGCCCCAGTGAGCACAGCTTTTCCCCAGCAGCCTTCAGCCCTGCCCCAGCAGCAAAGAGAAG GTCCTGAAGGCTGTAACCTCTTCATCTATCACCTGCCTCAGGAGTTCGGTGATGCAGAACTCGTACAGACATTCCTGCCCTTTGGAGCTGTTGTCTCTGCCAAAGTCTTTGTGGACCGAGCCACCAACCAGAGCAAGTGTTTTG GGTTTGTTAGCTTTGACAATCCAACCAGTGCCCAGACAGCCATTCAGGCCATGAATGGCTTTCAAATTGGCATGAAGAGGCTCAAGGTCCAGCTAAAGAGGCCCAAGGATGCCAATCGGCCTTACTGA
- the CELF6 gene encoding CUGBP Elav-like family member 6 isoform X11 gives MLLSSLKHQGEMFCSKCCHQQDLLEDRKLFVGMLGKQQGEEDVRRLFQPFGHIEECTVLRSPDGTSKGCAFVKFGSQGEAQAAIQSLHGSRTMAGQRCGLDPSPRPSLPYPGRLLQPRGQAGGHGPGARAASHAANGRPAGRVPPGAAAARGLRGLHHGGRCPAPAAGEPGQAGGRESFPPLGSPHPPFSLPKILQHQAALLAAAQGPGLGPVAAVAAQMQHVAAFSLVAAPLLPAAAANSAPGSGPGALPGLPAPIGVNGFGSLTPQTNGQPGSDTLYNNGLSPYPAQSPGVADPLQQAYAGMHHFAAAYPSAYAPVSTAFPQQPSALPQQQREGPEGCNLFIYHLPQEFGDAELVQTFLPFGAVVSAKVFVDRATNQSKCFGFVSFDNPTSAQTAIQAMNGFQIGMKRLKVQLKRPKDANRPY, from the exons ATGCTGCTGTCATCACTAAAACATCAGGGAGAGATGTTTTGCTCCAAATGCTGCCACCAGCAGGATCTTCTAG AGGACCGAAAGCTGTTTGTGGGGATGCTGGGGAAGCAGCAGGGCGAGGAGGATGTCAGGCGCCTGTTCCAGCCCTTCGGCCATATAGAAGAGTGCACGGTCTTGCGGAGCCCTGACGGCACCAGTAAAG GCTGTGCCTTTGTGAAGTTCGGGAGTCAGGGGGAAGCCCAGGCAGCCATCCAGAGTCTGCACGGTAGCCGGACCATGGCG GGCCAGCGCTGCGGTCTGGACCCGTCACCGCGACCTTCCCTGCCCTACCCAGGGCGCCTCCTCCAGCCTCGTGGTCAAGCTGGCGGACACGGACCGGGAGCGCGCGCTGCGTCGCATGCAGCAAATGGCCGGCCAGCTGGGCGCGTTCCACCCGGCGCCGCTGCCGCTAGGGGCCTGCGGGGCCTACACCACGGCGGTAGGTGCCCGGCCCCGGCGGCGGGTGAGCCAGGCCAGGCCGGGGGCCGGGAGAGCTTCCCGCCGCTGGGCTCCCCACACCCTCCCTTCTCACTCCCTAAGATCCTGCAGCACCAGGCGGCCCTGCTGGCGgcggcccagggcccaggcctaGGCCCGGTGGCCGCGGTGGCGGCGCAGATGCAGCACGTGGCCGCCTTCAGCCTGGTGGCGGCGCCGCTGTTGCCGGCGGCAG CAGCCAACTCCGCGCCGGGCAGCGGCCCCGGCGCGCTTCCCGGACTTCCAGCGCCCATCGGGGTCAATGGATTCGGCTCTCTGACCCCCCAGACCAACGGACAGCCGGGCTCCGACACTCTCTACAATAACGGGCTCTCCCCTTACCCAG cccagagcccaggcgTGGCTGACCCCCTGCAGCAGGCCTACGCTGGGATGCACCACTTCGCAG CAGCCTATCCATCGGCCTATGCCCCAGTGAGCACAGCTTTTCCCCAGCAGCCTTCAGCCCTGCCCCAGCAGCAAAGAGAAG GTCCTGAAGGCTGTAACCTCTTCATCTATCACCTGCCTCAGGAGTTCGGTGATGCAGAACTCGTACAGACATTCCTGCCCTTTGGAGCTGTTGTCTCTGCCAAAGTCTTTGTGGACCGAGCCACCAACCAGAGCAAGTGTTTTG GGTTTGTTAGCTTTGACAATCCAACCAGTGCCCAGACAGCCATTCAGGCCATGAATGGCTTTCAAATTGGCATGAAGAGGCTCAAGGTCCAGCTAAAGAGGCCCAAGGATGCCAATCGGCCTTACTGA
- the CELF6 gene encoding CUGBP Elav-like family member 6 isoform X9 — MSRRPCQGLQPESCRCLGPHPQPGTRQGLHRQRMNRPIQVKPAASEGRGEDRKLFVGMLGKQQGEEDVRRLFQPFGHIEECTVLRSPDGTSKGCAFVKFGSQGEAQAAIQSLHGSRTMAGQRCGLDPSPRPSLPYPGRLLQPRGQAGGHGPGARAASHAANGRPAGRVPPGAAAARGLRGLHHGGRCPAPAAGEPGQAGGRESFPPLGSPHPPFSLPKILQHQAALLAAAQGPGLGPVAAVAAQMQHVAAFSLVAAPLLPAAAANSAPGSGPGALPGLPAPIGVNGFGSLTPQTNGQPGSDTLYNNGLSPYPAQSPGVADPLQQAYAGMHHFAAAYPSAYAPVSTAFPQQPSALPQQQREGPEGCNLFIYHLPQEFGDAELVQTFLPFGAVVSAKVFVDRATNQSKCFGFVSFDNPTSAQTAIQAMNGFQIGMKRLKVQLKRPKDANRPY; from the exons ACTGCAGCCTGAGTCCTGTCGGTGTCTCGGCCCCCACCCACAGCCTGGTACACGGCAGGGGCTCCACCGCCAGCGG ATGAATCGTCCGATCCAAGTGAAGCCGGCCGCCAGTGAGGGTCGAGGAG AGGACCGAAAGCTGTTTGTGGGGATGCTGGGGAAGCAGCAGGGCGAGGAGGATGTCAGGCGCCTGTTCCAGCCCTTCGGCCATATAGAAGAGTGCACGGTCTTGCGGAGCCCTGACGGCACCAGTAAAG GCTGTGCCTTTGTGAAGTTCGGGAGTCAGGGGGAAGCCCAGGCAGCCATCCAGAGTCTGCACGGTAGCCGGACCATGGCG GGCCAGCGCTGCGGTCTGGACCCGTCACCGCGACCTTCCCTGCCCTACCCAGGGCGCCTCCTCCAGCCTCGTGGTCAAGCTGGCGGACACGGACCGGGAGCGCGCGCTGCGTCGCATGCAGCAAATGGCCGGCCAGCTGGGCGCGTTCCACCCGGCGCCGCTGCCGCTAGGGGCCTGCGGGGCCTACACCACGGCGGTAGGTGCCCGGCCCCGGCGGCGGGTGAGCCAGGCCAGGCCGGGGGCCGGGAGAGCTTCCCGCCGCTGGGCTCCCCACACCCTCCCTTCTCACTCCCTAAGATCCTGCAGCACCAGGCGGCCCTGCTGGCGgcggcccagggcccaggcctaGGCCCGGTGGCCGCGGTGGCGGCGCAGATGCAGCACGTGGCCGCCTTCAGCCTGGTGGCGGCGCCGCTGTTGCCGGCGGCAG CAGCCAACTCCGCGCCGGGCAGCGGCCCCGGCGCGCTTCCCGGACTTCCAGCGCCCATCGGGGTCAATGGATTCGGCTCTCTGACCCCCCAGACCAACGGACAGCCGGGCTCCGACACTCTCTACAATAACGGGCTCTCCCCTTACCCAG cccagagcccaggcgTGGCTGACCCCCTGCAGCAGGCCTACGCTGGGATGCACCACTTCGCAG CAGCCTATCCATCGGCCTATGCCCCAGTGAGCACAGCTTTTCCCCAGCAGCCTTCAGCCCTGCCCCAGCAGCAAAGAGAAG GTCCTGAAGGCTGTAACCTCTTCATCTATCACCTGCCTCAGGAGTTCGGTGATGCAGAACTCGTACAGACATTCCTGCCCTTTGGAGCTGTTGTCTCTGCCAAAGTCTTTGTGGACCGAGCCACCAACCAGAGCAAGTGTTTTG GGTTTGTTAGCTTTGACAATCCAACCAGTGCCCAGACAGCCATTCAGGCCATGAATGGCTTTCAAATTGGCATGAAGAGGCTCAAGGTCCAGCTAAAGAGGCCCAAGGATGCCAATCGGCCTTACTGA